Proteins from a genomic interval of Rosa chinensis cultivar Old Blush chromosome 2, RchiOBHm-V2, whole genome shotgun sequence:
- the LOC112190906 gene encoding citrate synthase 1, peroxisomal-like isoform X3 has translation MTQVAVALEKAAQSDEYFVKRKLYPNVDFYTGFICRYLSLCNDMKACGFLFVTGTYWGVAATLFAIERIDCKHSCRQTVSSFCFKCHQVSFA, from the exons GTAGCTGTTGCTTTGGAGAAAGCTGCACAATCTGATGAGTATTTTGTTAAGAGAAAGTTGTATCCAAATGTTGATTTCTACACTGGGTTTATATGTAGGTACTTGTCCTTGTGTAACGATATGAAAGCTTGTGGGTTCCTGTTTGTAACTG GTACATATTGGGGAGTGGCTGCGACACTATTTGCCATTGAAAGAATAGATTGCAAGCACTCATGCAGACAAACTGTCTCAAGTTTCTGTTTCAAATGCCACCAAGTGTCATTTGCTTAG